A stretch of the Archangium violaceum genome encodes the following:
- a CDS encoding ELWxxDGT repeat protein, producing the protein MMGGVRDEDATSPAFRSPGALLGYIVLGLIGLLAVIALARLHSAVRVTSTGKAWLALGMAQLVVAARLGFSEAPTAHPDHTVRLTPALSGSGTSTLPGEQVVPPGRIPRLRPPSPKKLNRKVDMRRYPTGVSSLLSVCALAGVCASAPADALETCQPITLVKNIAPGPASSIPDLQVQTPAVLGKTVFFTAKDGTTGLELWRSRGKEGDTALVKDIFPGSKDSEPRFLTVVGNTLFFIADDGAHGAELWKSDGTAEGTVLVRDIRPGTEGSGATSLTAMGNTLFFIADNGVNGLELWKSDGSEAGTELVADIVPGPVGAGLGSLTVMRDTLFFAADGGPQETELWRSDGSKAGTERVAIVRVIESDPGEETLQGLKAVGDRLYFFAGSAYKKRWDLWKSDGTGPGTVRVTPLALSAADYAMGPDSVTQVGELIYFRAGADGSLWRSDGTDKGTSLIKPSADARFLTNLNGTLVFTAWDEASGFELWRSDGTVAGTVLIEDLRPGSDSSAPSWLTVVDGKLLFSAETTESGRELWSSDGTLEGTAMLQDAVPGPGSLSPSLLTPVGPRVFFLAGDTSAADASATGAEPWVLNDCTPPTITCPSELTAEARSESGTTVTYPAATGYDNKPEPLVFSYSHAAGDNFPLGSTQVTAMATDESGNGAQCTFTVKVRDTQPPSVICPQDHEVWRTTRYGATVDYPRATATDTVSPPALTYEPPPGSDFIVGITPVVVTATDAAGNTSRCTFRVGVSRQYARGGCGCGAASASEFAGGLLLSSLALLGARRRKSGTRRDG; encoded by the coding sequence ATGATGGGCGGCGTCCGCGACGAGGACGCGACCTCACCCGCCTTCCGCTCCCCCGGGGCGCTGCTCGGCTACATCGTCCTGGGCCTCATCGGACTGCTGGCGGTGATCGCCCTCGCGCGGCTGCACTCGGCGGTGCGGGTGACCAGCACGGGCAAGGCCTGGCTGGCGTTGGGGATGGCCCAGCTCGTGGTCGCCGCGCGGCTGGGCTTCTCGGAGGCCCCCACGGCCCATCCCGACCACACAGTCCGACTGACACCGGCGCTGTCCGGAAGCGGAACGTCAACCCTCCCTGGAGAGCAGGTTGTCCCACCGGGCCGAATACCCAGACTACGTCCCCCCTCACCCAAAAAGCTCAATAGGAAGGTGGACATGCGTCGGTATCCAACCGGTGTGTCTTCTCTGCTATCCGTCTGTGCGCTGGCAGGCGTGTGTGCGTCGGCTCCAGCGGACGCACTGGAAACCTGCCAGCCCATCACGCTGGTCAAGAACATCGCCCCCGGACCCGCCAGCTCGATTCCGGACCTTCAGGTCCAGACTCCGGCTGTCCTCGGCAAGACGGTCTTCTTCACCGCGAAGGATGGAACGACCGGCCTCGAGCTGTGGCGAAGCCGCGGCAAGGAAGGCGACACAGCCCTGGTGAAGGACATCTTCCCAGGCTCCAAGGATTCGGAGCCACGGTTCCTGACCGTGGTCGGCAACACCCTTTTCTTCATCGCCGATGACGGCGCCCACGGCGCCGAGCTGTGGAAGTCGGATGGTACGGCCGAAGGGACCGTGCTCGTGCGCGACATCCGGCCCGGCACCGAGGGCTCGGGAGCGACCTCGCTGACGGCGATGGGCAACACCCTCTTCTTCATCGCCGACAACGGCGTGAACGGCCTGGAGCTGTGGAAGAGCGACGGCTCGGAAGCGGGCACGGAGCTGGTCGCGGACATCGTCCCCGGCCCCGTGGGCGCGGGGCTCGGCTCCCTGACGGTGATGCGCGACACGCTCTTCTTCGCGGCCGACGGTGGGCCCCAGGAGACCGAGCTGTGGCGCAGCGATGGCTCGAAGGCGGGGACCGAGCGCGTCGCCATCGTCCGGGTCATCGAGAGCGATCCCGGCGAGGAGACCCTCCAGGGCTTGAAGGCCGTGGGCGACAGGCTCTACTTCTTCGCCGGGTCGGCCTACAAGAAGCGGTGGGACCTCTGGAAGAGCGACGGAACGGGGCCGGGAACGGTCCGCGTCACGCCCCTGGCCCTGAGCGCCGCCGACTACGCGATGGGTCCCGATTCGGTGACGCAGGTGGGAGAGCTGATCTACTTCCGGGCCGGCGCGGACGGCTCGCTGTGGCGGAGTGACGGTACCGACAAGGGCACGTCCCTCATCAAGCCCTCGGCGGACGCCCGCTTCCTGACGAACCTGAACGGGACGCTCGTCTTCACCGCCTGGGACGAGGCGAGCGGCTTCGAGCTGTGGCGGAGTGATGGGACGGTCGCCGGCACGGTCCTCATCGAGGACCTCCGTCCCGGAAGCGACAGCTCGGCGCCCTCGTGGCTGACCGTGGTGGACGGCAAGCTCCTCTTCAGCGCCGAGACCACGGAGTCCGGCCGCGAGCTCTGGTCGAGCGATGGCACCCTGGAAGGGACGGCGATGCTCCAGGACGCCGTTCCCGGACCCGGCTCCCTGTCGCCTTCGCTGCTCACGCCCGTGGGCCCGCGCGTCTTCTTCCTCGCGGGTGACACCTCCGCCGCCGACGCGAGCGCCACTGGCGCCGAGCCGTGGGTGCTCAATGACTGCACGCCTCCGACGATCACCTGCCCCAGCGAGCTGACGGCCGAGGCGAGGAGCGAGAGCGGTACGACCGTGACCTATCCGGCCGCCACGGGCTACGACAACAAGCCCGAGCCCCTGGTCTTCAGCTACAGCCACGCCGCGGGTGACAACTTCCCGCTCGGTTCGACCCAGGTCACCGCCATGGCGACCGACGAGTCCGGGAACGGCGCGCAGTGCACCTTCACCGTGAAGGTCCGCGACACCCAGCCGCCGTCGGTCATCTGTCCGCAGGACCATGAGGTCTGGAGGACGACACGGTATGGGGCGACCGTGGACTACCCACGGGCCACGGCCACCGACACGGTGTCCCCGCCGGCGCTCACCTACGAGCCTCCGCCCGGCAGTGACTTCATCGTGGGAATCACCCCCGTTGTCGTCACCGCCACCGACGCGGCCGGCAACACCTCGCGCTGCACGTTCCGGGTGGGAGTGAGCCGGCAGTACGCCCGCGGTGGCTGCGGCTGCGGAGCGGCCTCCGCCAGTGAGTTCGCTGGAGGGTTGCTCCTGTCGAGCCTGGCTCTGCTGGGCGCGCGCCGCCGCAAGTCCGGGACGCGCCGCGACGGGTAG
- a CDS encoding RNA polymerase sigma factor → MFDDLTDDELFAEVLQRRAAGEAVGAPLGALCERWARPARYVISKIQASYGRGSPADADELYQDAVGKFLDRGLDQFRGVSEQMPGRSASPKTFFLRIVKHVAIDFYRRQREDLAPASADSDDAMEEPPSEVARAVESSRRREERSEAQELYWRAFERLQQEHPKEAGAWDLYHHQDVEDHEECARRLNISVVNSYKRVSRAQAYLRLYLLDLQQEAGHE, encoded by the coding sequence GTGTTCGACGATCTCACGGATGACGAACTGTTCGCAGAGGTGCTCCAGCGCCGCGCCGCGGGCGAGGCCGTCGGGGCCCCGCTTGGCGCGCTCTGTGAGCGCTGGGCCCGTCCGGCCCGCTATGTCATCTCCAAGATTCAGGCGAGCTATGGCCGTGGCTCTCCGGCGGACGCGGACGAGCTCTATCAGGACGCGGTCGGCAAGTTCCTCGACCGGGGCCTGGACCAGTTCCGCGGTGTCTCCGAGCAGATGCCCGGGCGCAGCGCGTCTCCCAAGACGTTCTTCCTGCGCATCGTCAAGCACGTGGCCATCGACTTCTACCGGCGGCAGCGAGAGGACCTCGCGCCCGCTTCGGCGGACTCGGATGACGCCATGGAGGAGCCGCCTTCCGAGGTGGCTCGCGCGGTGGAGTCGTCACGGCGGCGCGAGGAACGCTCCGAGGCCCAGGAACTGTACTGGCGGGCCTTCGAGCGTCTGCAGCAGGAACATCCCAAGGAAGCGGGTGCGTGGGATCTGTACCACCACCAGGACGTAGAGGACCACGAGGAATGCGCCCGGCGCCTGAACATCAGCGTGGTCAATTCGTACAAGCGCGTCAGCCGCGCACAGGCCTACCTGCGGCTCTATCTGCTCGACCTCCAACAGGAGGCCGGGCACGAGTGA
- a CDS encoding RNA polymerase sigma factor, translated as MQPFRSAVRQQEGSARPGGSALEEEAELARRALNGERTAWNTLISRYQHRVVVSLLARGVRADRAHELAQETWARLIQQQQKGLLTELRLPSLALTQAAFLAADEARRARRESLAGPVEELPESHHPVDPSVSAERRLLSEEQLARAQAALRECPASAQRVFQLACDGQELPHAEVAARVGLSVQRVRQILCEVRKKLRSALEEEAP; from the coding sequence GTGCAACCATTTCGCAGCGCGGTGCGACAGCAGGAGGGGAGCGCACGACCGGGGGGGAGTGCGCTGGAGGAGGAAGCCGAGCTCGCACGCCGTGCCCTGAACGGGGAGCGCACCGCCTGGAACACGCTCATCTCCCGCTACCAGCACCGCGTCGTGGTCTCGCTGCTCGCCCGGGGGGTCCGGGCGGACAGGGCCCATGAGCTCGCCCAGGAGACCTGGGCCCGGCTCATCCAGCAGCAACAGAAGGGGCTGCTCACCGAGCTGCGCCTGCCCAGCCTCGCCCTCACCCAGGCGGCGTTCCTCGCCGCCGACGAGGCGCGCCGCGCCCGCCGCGAGTCCCTGGCGGGTCCGGTGGAGGAGCTGCCCGAGTCCCACCACCCGGTGGATCCCTCGGTCTCCGCCGAGCGGCGATTGCTCTCCGAGGAGCAGCTCGCCCGGGCCCAGGCGGCGCTCCGGGAATGCCCGGCGAGCGCCCAGCGTGTCTTTCAACTGGCATGTGACGGCCAGGAACTGCCGCACGCCGAGGTGGCCGCGCGCGTCGGCCTGTCCGTGCAGCGCGTCCGACAAATCCTGTGCGAGGTCCGCAAGAAGCTGCGGAGCGCCCTCGAGGAGGAAGCACCATGA
- a CDS encoding PaaI family thioesterase yields MSDADPRPTQEQLDRYAEQFNQSQTLRLFGARLSFPNGEKVVVSLPEVRPEHRGGLGTSAVNGGIISALFDYAIGCTPALLDPTRRAATMQLSTSFERPLRGDTVRAEATIDSVGTSTLFASARMYDAQGQVCARCQGVVKLSRMKWDSGESPAVN; encoded by the coding sequence ATGTCCGACGCAGACCCCCGACCGACCCAGGAACAGCTCGACCGCTACGCCGAACAGTTCAACCAGAGTCAGACGCTGCGGCTCTTCGGTGCGAGATTGAGCTTTCCCAATGGCGAGAAGGTGGTCGTCTCCCTCCCCGAGGTCCGTCCCGAGCACCGGGGCGGTCTGGGCACCTCCGCCGTCAATGGAGGCATCATCTCCGCCCTCTTCGACTACGCCATCGGCTGCACGCCCGCCCTGTTGGATCCCACCCGCCGCGCCGCCACCATGCAGCTCTCCACGAGCTTCGAGCGCCCCCTTCGCGGAGACACCGTACGCGCCGAGGCCACCATCGACAGCGTCGGCACCTCCACCCTCTTCGCCTCCGCCCGGATGTACGACGCACAGGGGCAGGTGTGTGCCCGCTGCCAGGGCGTGGTCAAGCTCTCCAGGATGAAGTGGGACTCGGGAGAGAGCCCGGCCGTCAACTGA
- a CDS encoding zf-HC2 domain-containing protein, with amino-acid sequence MNQPHIRPADAEQYVLGALEPEAAAALEAHTIQCPHCARILQQEALLEEQLREVAQAAAARATVIRPARWNRARSSAAAGVMMAAAAAVMLLVLRPDRTVQPRTQDDDFPVMALPVELPETPQRLVACPDLDSQEECASEALARGLLVQYPQGVGEVPRYEGYAGIPTSALNAAGPHSL; translated from the coding sequence ATGAACCAGCCGCACATCCGCCCGGCCGACGCCGAGCAGTACGTCCTGGGTGCGTTGGAACCGGAAGCCGCGGCGGCCCTCGAGGCCCACACGATTCAATGCCCGCACTGCGCCCGCATCCTCCAGCAGGAGGCCCTCCTGGAGGAGCAGCTGCGCGAGGTGGCCCAGGCCGCCGCCGCGCGAGCCACGGTGATCCGCCCGGCCCGCTGGAACCGGGCCCGTTCGTCCGCCGCCGCGGGGGTGATGATGGCGGCCGCGGCGGCGGTGATGCTGCTCGTCCTCCGCCCCGATCGAACCGTCCAACCGCGGACCCAGGACGACGACTTCCCCGTCATGGCGCTGCCGGTGGAGCTGCCGGAGACGCCGCAGCGGCTGGTCGCCTGCCCGGATCTGGACAGCCAGGAGGAGTGCGCCTCGGAAGCGTTGGCGCGCGGGCTGCTGGTGCAGTACCCCCAGGGCGTGGGCGAGGTGCCACGTTACGAGGGCTATGCCGGAATCCCGACGAGCGCGCTGAACGCCGCAGGGCCCCATTCGCTGTGA
- a CDS encoding AraC family transcriptional regulator, whose translation MIDRMKQVLTLLWMAALAMGGTARAADDKKGLPKGWFVTESAPKLYEAGLDTQSPCEGNRSAFLSSLQANPTGYGTFMQAFGAQSFRGKRLRFSAVVRTEDVKGWAGLWMRVEGEDPKKPLAFDNMQSRAVVGTTQCKRYEVVLDVPQESKAIMAGLMLSGTGKAWIGAVRFETVDASVPVTNLIAERPQPRPAAGRVGDFWFSREKVDSAVYRAVTQQDGSWKDNFSNVVSLVNGNTVQGTLGHQALNVTIKTGGPSTLIQGVWGTEQVFIELGAEKLVMKKGLYKRELVREDARPREDGRCIRYRDAGGIFSGDALDVCGLALSKSPPLVPLTIAFLSTGFKSVAARMGPASPPQAPRDPLSPNQPR comes from the coding sequence ATGATCGATCGGATGAAGCAGGTCCTGACGCTCCTGTGGATGGCGGCGCTCGCCATGGGAGGCACCGCCCGGGCCGCGGACGACAAGAAGGGCCTGCCCAAGGGGTGGTTCGTCACCGAGAGCGCCCCGAAGCTCTACGAGGCGGGCCTGGACACCCAGAGCCCGTGCGAGGGCAACCGCAGCGCGTTCTTGAGCTCGCTCCAGGCCAACCCCACGGGCTACGGCACCTTCATGCAGGCCTTCGGCGCGCAGAGCTTCCGCGGCAAGCGGCTGCGCTTCTCCGCGGTGGTGCGCACCGAGGACGTGAAGGGTTGGGCCGGCCTGTGGATGCGGGTGGAGGGCGAGGACCCGAAGAAGCCGCTCGCCTTCGACAACATGCAGTCGCGCGCGGTGGTGGGCACCACGCAGTGCAAGCGCTACGAGGTGGTGCTGGACGTGCCCCAGGAGTCCAAGGCCATCATGGCCGGGCTGATGCTCAGCGGCACGGGCAAGGCGTGGATCGGCGCCGTGCGCTTCGAGACGGTGGACGCTTCCGTCCCGGTCACCAACCTCATCGCGGAGAGGCCCCAGCCCCGTCCGGCCGCCGGCCGCGTGGGCGATTTCTGGTTCAGCCGGGAGAAGGTGGACTCCGCCGTGTACCGGGCCGTGACGCAGCAGGACGGCTCCTGGAAGGACAACTTCTCCAATGTGGTCTCCCTGGTGAACGGCAACACCGTGCAGGGCACCCTGGGGCATCAGGCGCTGAACGTCACCATCAAGACGGGGGGCCCCTCCACCCTCATCCAGGGCGTCTGGGGCACCGAGCAGGTGTTCATCGAGCTGGGCGCGGAGAAGCTCGTCATGAAGAAGGGCCTCTACAAGCGGGAGCTGGTGCGCGAAGACGCCCGCCCCCGGGAGGACGGGCGCTGCATCCGCTACCGGGACGCCGGGGGAATCTTCTCGGGCGACGCCCTCGACGTCTGCGGCCTGGCGCTCAGCAAGAGTCCGCCGCTGGTGCCCCTGACGATCGCCTTCCTCTCCACGGGTTTCAAATCGGTCGCGGCCCGGATGGGACCCGCCTCACCGCCCCAGGCGCCCAGGGATCCACTGTCGCCGAACCAGCCCCGCTAA
- a CDS encoding oxidoreductase: protein MDTQTRTAIMTGASGLVGGFLLDALLEDERYREVHSLGRRPLPRQHPKLVQHTVDFARLADQALPAAQDAFCCLGTTIKKAGSQEAFRAVDHDAVLAFAKAARKAGAQRFLVVTALGSNPRSRVFYNRVKGEVEEALKTVGFESLVILQPSLLLGERAERRPGEHAAIIASRVLAPLLRPLASRPIEARTVARAMRALAHDAPAGVRVVPSGELQELGR, encoded by the coding sequence ATGGACACGCAAACGCGCACCGCGATCATGACAGGCGCGAGCGGGCTCGTCGGAGGCTTCCTGCTCGACGCGCTGCTCGAGGATGAACGGTACCGGGAAGTGCACTCCCTGGGCCGCCGCCCGTTGCCCAGGCAGCACCCGAAGCTCGTCCAGCACACCGTGGACTTCGCCCGGCTCGCGGATCAGGCGCTGCCCGCCGCCCAGGATGCCTTCTGCTGTCTGGGCACCACCATCAAGAAGGCCGGCAGCCAGGAGGCCTTCCGCGCCGTGGACCATGACGCCGTGCTGGCCTTCGCGAAGGCGGCGAGGAAGGCGGGCGCCCAGCGCTTCCTGGTGGTGACGGCGCTCGGCTCCAACCCGCGCTCGCGCGTCTTCTACAACCGCGTGAAGGGCGAGGTGGAGGAGGCGCTGAAGACCGTGGGCTTCGAGTCGCTCGTCATCCTCCAACCGTCGCTGCTGCTCGGAGAGCGCGCGGAGCGCCGTCCGGGCGAGCACGCGGCCATCATCGCCTCGCGGGTGCTCGCACCGCTGCTGCGTCCGCTGGCCAGCCGCCCCATCGAGGCACGCACCGTCGCACGGGCCATGCGCGCCCTGGCGCACGACGCACCCGCGGGCGTGCGGGTGGTGCCCTCCGGAGAGTTGCAGGAACTCGGCCGGTAG
- a CDS encoding ATP-binding protein: MWGTQPDVSPPPAPGQHQGARPPPGDGGVQPEETAATPLLLVGALDSEEVEGLKAMLAPLGQPVHAASSWSEGFVALLEEEPACILVDARRDGAGSLQTAHRLREHEQARHIPLLVLVGRTLPGADLPRGEGLGTVDYLLEPLHSELLRAKVGMFIELHRRERAMRAALARAELAEAAAHESERVLSTLMGNLPGMAYRCHNAPGFPLSYASPKALELTGYSAEDFTSHRVLWADLLHPDDVQEVWAHIQEALHSREPFTLTYRIRTRSGEVRWVWERGVAIHGPGGELLMLEGFVADITALHQAEQERERLLAQTRMEHNRLETILQQLPCAVHIAEAHSGRTVAFNARVEQLLGHPMIDVRNIKDFARYRAIHPDGSRYAAEEYPLARVMLTGKEQPEEEALYARPDGSVRVLLISAGPIWDDQGKLQAAVASFIDITELKRTERHQAFLASVSETLASSLDYEDTLAHVVQRAVPTLGDGCALDLAEPDGTLRRLAVSHVDPSRAELAWEIARRYLRGLDAPCGPGAVIRTGHPELLTDLDELLTAHAVDAEQLKLLRELGVTSTLTVPLRARGRTLGALTFYYCRKSARYSQEDQLMAKDLAHRAALAVDNARLYREAQLAVQLRDEFLSVASHELKTPLTPLHLKLTTLMRELPRCCEGDARAQELQHHVEVARRQVKKMSMLINALLDVSRLSQGKLKLELEDADLGEVLDEVLAWFAPEAARVGSELQVETRTRVTGQWDRLRLEQVVTNLVSNAIRYGAGRPIHARVTVEGDVARLVVRDQGIGIAPEAQERIFQKFERAVSERHSGGLGLGLYITRVIVEAMGGSIRVESRVGEGSTFTVDLPLSPPPDARR; the protein is encoded by the coding sequence ATGTGGGGAACCCAACCGGACGTCAGCCCCCCACCCGCTCCAGGGCAGCACCAGGGCGCCAGGCCCCCACCCGGGGATGGAGGAGTCCAGCCCGAGGAGACGGCGGCCACCCCCCTCCTGCTCGTGGGAGCGCTTGATTCGGAGGAGGTGGAGGGGTTGAAGGCCATGCTGGCCCCCCTGGGACAGCCCGTCCACGCGGCCAGCTCCTGGAGCGAGGGGTTCGTGGCCCTGCTTGAGGAGGAGCCCGCCTGCATCCTCGTGGATGCACGGCGGGATGGAGCCGGAAGCCTCCAGACGGCCCACCGCTTGCGTGAGCACGAGCAGGCCCGGCACATCCCCCTGCTCGTCCTCGTGGGCAGGACCCTCCCGGGGGCGGACCTGCCGCGTGGCGAGGGACTGGGGACGGTGGACTACCTGCTGGAGCCCCTTCACTCGGAGTTGCTCCGCGCCAAGGTGGGGATGTTCATCGAGCTCCACCGGAGGGAGCGGGCGATGAGGGCGGCGCTCGCACGGGCCGAGCTCGCCGAGGCGGCCGCGCACGAGAGCGAGCGCGTCCTGAGCACACTGATGGGAAATCTGCCCGGCATGGCCTATCGGTGCCACAACGCACCCGGCTTCCCGTTGTCCTATGCCAGCCCCAAGGCCCTGGAGCTCACCGGATACAGCGCCGAGGACTTCACCTCGCACCGCGTGCTCTGGGCGGACCTGCTCCACCCCGATGACGTCCAGGAGGTCTGGGCCCACATCCAGGAGGCGCTCCACTCCCGGGAGCCCTTCACCCTCACCTATCGGATCCGCACGCGAAGCGGGGAGGTGCGCTGGGTCTGGGAGCGCGGGGTGGCCATCCACGGGCCCGGGGGCGAGCTCCTGATGTTGGAGGGATTCGTCGCCGACATCACCGCGCTCCACCAGGCCGAGCAGGAGCGGGAACGGCTGCTGGCCCAGACACGGATGGAGCACAACCGGTTGGAGACCATCCTCCAACAGCTCCCGTGCGCGGTCCACATCGCCGAGGCGCACTCCGGGCGAACCGTGGCCTTCAATGCCCGGGTCGAGCAACTCCTCGGACATCCCATGATCGATGTGCGCAACATCAAGGACTTCGCCCGCTACCGGGCCATCCACCCGGATGGAAGCCGCTACGCGGCGGAGGAGTATCCCCTCGCGAGGGTGATGCTCACCGGGAAGGAGCAACCCGAGGAGGAGGCCCTCTATGCTCGGCCCGATGGCTCCGTACGGGTCCTGCTCATCAGCGCCGGACCCATCTGGGATGACCAGGGGAAGCTGCAGGCGGCGGTGGCGAGTTTCATCGACATCACCGAGCTCAAACGCACCGAGCGGCACCAGGCCTTCCTCGCTTCCGTGAGCGAGACCCTGGCCAGCTCGCTGGACTACGAGGACACGCTCGCCCACGTGGTGCAGCGGGCCGTGCCCACGCTCGGGGACGGCTGCGCGTTGGACCTCGCCGAACCGGATGGCACCCTGCGCCGGTTGGCGGTGTCCCACGTGGATCCATCCCGGGCGGAGCTCGCCTGGGAGATAGCCCGGCGCTACCTCAGGGGGCTCGACGCACCCTGTGGGCCCGGAGCCGTCATCCGTACCGGACACCCCGAGCTGCTCACGGACCTCGACGAGCTGCTCACCGCGCATGCGGTCGACGCGGAGCAACTGAAGCTGCTGCGAGAGCTCGGGGTCACGTCCACGCTGACGGTCCCCTTGCGCGCCCGTGGCCGCACCCTGGGCGCGCTCACCTTCTACTATTGCCGCAAGTCGGCCCGCTACAGCCAGGAGGACCAACTCATGGCCAAGGACCTGGCGCACCGGGCCGCGCTCGCGGTGGACAACGCGCGCCTCTACCGCGAGGCCCAGCTCGCGGTGCAGCTGCGCGACGAGTTCCTCTCGGTGGCCTCGCACGAGCTGAAGACCCCGCTCACGCCCCTGCACCTCAAGCTCACCACCCTGATGCGCGAATTGCCCCGGTGCTGCGAGGGGGATGCCCGCGCCCAGGAACTCCAGCACCACGTGGAGGTGGCCAGGCGCCAGGTGAAGAAGATGTCCATGCTCATCAACGCGCTGCTCGACGTCAGCCGGCTCTCGCAGGGGAAGCTGAAGTTGGAGTTGGAAGACGCGGACCTGGGCGAGGTGCTGGACGAGGTCCTCGCCTGGTTCGCACCCGAGGCGGCGCGGGTGGGCTCGGAGCTCCAGGTGGAGACACGAACGCGGGTGACCGGCCAGTGGGACAGGCTGCGGCTGGAACAGGTCGTCACCAACCTCGTCTCCAACGCCATCCGCTATGGCGCCGGCCGCCCCATCCACGCCCGGGTGACGGTGGAGGGAGACGTGGCGCGGCTGGTGGTACGGGACCAGGGCATCGGCATTGCACCGGAGGCCCAGGAGCGCATCTTCCAGAAGTTCGAGCGGGCCGTCTCCGAACGCCACTCCGGGGGACTCGGGCTGGGGCTCTACATCACCCGAGTCATCGTGGAGGCCATGGGCGGGAGCATCCGGGTGGAGAGCCGCGTGGGAGAAGGCTCCACCTTCACGGTCGACCTGCCCCTCTCCCCACCACCGGACGCGCGACGGTGA
- a CDS encoding pentapeptide repeat-containing protein, with amino-acid sequence MTHVPTDPEEASRLARRLAQEEFFENETFADLDLQGCELGGKEFYRCTFLRTQFQESRWRNSKLEVCVFNGCDLTRAQLKGTALRDVRFEGSKLMGVDFTEVSANPEMSFEDCVLRYASFVGLSLRKTAFLRCSALEANFFDLDLSEADFTGTNLAGSNFRGCTLTRTDFSQVSGLFLDPARNRLKGTRVPVETAVSLAQSLGMQVTGFDDEKSERRGRKKS; translated from the coding sequence ATGACTCACGTACCCACGGATCCGGAAGAGGCCTCGCGGCTCGCGCGGCGGCTCGCGCAGGAGGAGTTCTTCGAGAACGAAACGTTCGCCGATCTGGATCTCCAGGGCTGCGAGCTCGGCGGGAAGGAGTTCTACCGGTGTACCTTCCTGCGGACCCAGTTCCAGGAGAGCCGCTGGCGCAACAGCAAGCTGGAGGTCTGCGTCTTCAACGGTTGCGACCTCACCCGTGCGCAGCTCAAGGGCACGGCGCTCCGGGACGTGCGCTTCGAGGGCTCGAAGTTGATGGGGGTCGACTTCACGGAGGTGTCGGCCAACCCCGAGATGTCGTTCGAGGATTGCGTCCTGCGCTACGCCTCCTTCGTCGGACTCAGCCTGCGCAAGACGGCCTTCCTGCGCTGCTCGGCGCTGGAGGCGAACTTCTTCGACCTGGACCTGTCGGAGGCGGACTTCACCGGGACGAACCTCGCGGGCAGCAACTTCCGGGGCTGCACCCTCACCCGGACGGACTTCTCCCAGGTGTCGGGGCTCTTCCTCGATCCGGCGAGAAATCGTCTCAAGGGCACCCGGGTTCCCGTCGAGACGGCCGTGAGTCTGGCGCAGTCGCTCGGGATGCAGGTGACGGGCTTCGATGACGAGAAGTCCGAGCGCCGCGGCCGGAAGAAGTCCTGA